A stretch of Episyrphus balteatus chromosome 2, idEpiBalt1.1, whole genome shotgun sequence DNA encodes these proteins:
- the LOC129910820 gene encoding WSCD family member CG9164 yields MALYGWRLVGVACTIVMYIAGILFLSISNVPGPHPKRVRIGRFGEIANYRTQFIGLHRKQTIHWCKELTFLHSQPTEEKDKKTRLTFRTMIKNNEKLKIDKTTNKHSNNNTTTEGSKLDPNSSSHQNSTVSGLTALASFPGSGNTWLRYLLQQSTGIFTGSIYKDYGLLKSGFPAENICNKSVLVVKTHEWGPNAWGAFSKAILLVRDPDKAILAEFNRQSGGHVGFASPDRYKRTKGRYWQQFVTNKLNGWENMNLGWARFFTGDLLIVYYDDLVANSEKILREILSFLEFPIEESLMSCALIRKEGIFRRKKRVLSFDPYSPAMRHQLDERKRKIYTLLGRYTAKTKKFND; encoded by the exons ATGGCATTGTATGGATGGCGACTAGTTGGAGTTGCATGCACCATCGTAATGTACATAGCTGGTATCCTATTCCTTTCAATATCGAATGTGCCAGGACCTCACCCAAAACGAGTAAGGATCGGACGTTTCGGAGAG ATAGCAAATTATCGAACACAATTCATTGGATTACATCGAAAACAAACTATTCACTGGTGCAAGgaattaacatttttacatAGTCAACCGACTGAGGAGAAGGACAAAAAAACTCGTTTAACATTCCGCACAATgattaaaaacaatgaaaaacttaaaatcgaTAAAACTACAAATAAGCACAGCAACAATAACACAACTACTGAAGGTTCAAAATTAGACCCCAATAGTAGCTCACATCAAAATAGTACTGTTAGTGGTCTAACGGCACTAGCATCGTTTCCTGGAAGTGGCAACACTTGGCTTCGTTATTTGCTTCAACAATCTACTG GAATTTTTACGGGAAGTATTTATAAGGATTATGGACTTTTGAAAAGTGGGTTTCCGGCTGAAAATATATGCAATAAATCGGTGTTAGTTGTTAAGACACACGAATGGGGTCCAAATGCTTGGGGTGCATTTTCCAAGGCAATACTTTTGGTTCGGGATCCGGATAAGGCAATTTTAGCTGAATTCAATCGGCAGAGCGGTGGACATGTTGGATTTGCCTCCCCAGATCGTTACAAACGCACAAAAGGAAGAT ATTGGCAACAGTTTGTTACAAATAAGCTTAATGGATGGGAAAATATGAACCTTGGATGGGCAAGATTTTTTACAGGTGACTTGCTTATTGTATACTATGATGATTTAGTTGCAAATTCAGAAAAGATACTTAGAGAAATCCTCAGCTTCCTAGAATTTCCCATTGAAGag TCTCTAATGTCATGCGCCCTAATACGAAAAGAAGGAATTTTTCGAAGAAAGAAGAGAGTCTTATCCTTTGATCCTTATAGTCCTGCTATGCGGCATCAACTTGACGAAAGAAAACGAAAAATCTACACACTATTAGGACGCTATACAGcgaaaactaaaaaattcaaCGACTAA